The proteins below are encoded in one region of Streptomyces sp. NBC_00490:
- a CDS encoding LacI family DNA-binding transcriptional regulator, producing the protein MATIQGVAKAAGVSAMTVSNVINDHPNVRRATREKVLEAMARLDYRGNLAARNLRKGRTGIIGLAVPGVNSAYYGELAAAIVAAAVRYDLRVSIEQTGALRENELAALSDMSILRHTGYRQALEDAGLRVDPALTQSMEAFTMRAGAQRAREMVESGLGFDGASA; encoded by the coding sequence GTGGCAACCATCCAGGGCGTGGCGAAGGCCGCCGGGGTCTCGGCGATGACCGTCTCCAATGTCATCAATGATCACCCGAACGTGCGCAGGGCGACGCGGGAGAAGGTCCTCGAGGCGATGGCCCGGCTCGACTACCGCGGCAATCTGGCAGCCCGCAACCTGCGCAAGGGCCGGACCGGCATCATCGGTCTCGCCGTTCCGGGGGTCAACAGTGCGTACTACGGCGAGTTGGCTGCCGCCATCGTCGCCGCGGCCGTGCGGTACGACCTGCGGGTGAGCATCGAGCAGACCGGTGCGCTGCGCGAGAACGAACTGGCGGCGCTGTCCGACATGTCCATCCTGCGCCACACCGGATACCGGCAGGCACTGGAGGATGCCGGTCTGCGGGTGGATCCCGCTCTGACCCAGAGCATGGAAGCGTTCACGATGCGGGCGGGTGCACAGCGCGCCCGGGAGATG
- a CDS encoding alpha-N-arabinofuranosidase, which produces MPTATATAVINLDIEGPTISRHLYGHFAEHLGRCVYGGFWVGEDSPIPNEGGIRLDVVQALRALNIPNLRWPGGCFADEYHWKDGIGPRDQRPRMVNTHWGNVEENNHFGTHEFMALCELLGAEPYISGNVGSGTVQEMSDWVEYLTRDGDSPMVRLRKANGREEPWRVKFWGIGNETWGCGGNMRAEYSADLARQYATYCRDHSGNTLYRIASGATGDDYKWTETLMQQIGCFGCEATPRNFFQGLSVHQYTVIGPWEAKGSATDFDTDDYYRTMLEAKRIDRILTGHSTVMDCYDPGRRVGLVLDEWGTWWDTEPGTNPGFLFQQNALRDALVASTHFDIFHRHAARLYMANIAQTVNVLQAMLLTDGDALVLTPTYHVFEMNKGHQDATSLAVHVQAQNAQRRVGDSELDTLSASASIKDGTVLISLTNLDAEEAAEVTLDLRGGSVGEPTGRLLTADRLQVHNTAEMPEAVAPRPFDAVKSTGQGMVLTIPPHSFLTIQAPVAHLR; this is translated from the coding sequence GTGCCCACTGCCACCGCCACCGCTGTCATCAACCTCGACATCGAGGGCCCGACGATCAGCCGCCACCTCTACGGTCACTTCGCCGAACACCTCGGCCGCTGTGTCTACGGCGGCTTCTGGGTCGGGGAGGACTCGCCGATACCCAACGAGGGGGGTATCCGCCTGGATGTCGTGCAGGCTCTGCGCGCGCTGAACATCCCGAACCTGCGCTGGCCGGGCGGCTGTTTCGCCGACGAGTACCACTGGAAGGACGGCATCGGCCCCCGGGACCAGCGCCCCCGCATGGTCAACACCCACTGGGGCAACGTGGAGGAGAACAACCACTTCGGCACCCACGAGTTCATGGCCCTGTGCGAGCTGCTCGGTGCGGAGCCGTACATCAGCGGCAACGTCGGCTCCGGCACGGTGCAGGAGATGAGCGATTGGGTGGAGTACCTGACCCGCGACGGCGACAGCCCGATGGTGCGGCTGCGCAAGGCCAACGGCCGGGAGGAGCCGTGGCGGGTGAAGTTCTGGGGTATCGGCAACGAGACCTGGGGCTGCGGCGGCAACATGCGCGCGGAGTATTCCGCCGATCTGGCCCGCCAGTACGCCACGTACTGCCGTGACCACAGCGGCAACACGCTGTACCGCATCGCCTCCGGCGCGACCGGCGACGACTACAAGTGGACCGAGACGCTGATGCAGCAGATCGGCTGCTTCGGCTGCGAGGCAACGCCCCGCAACTTCTTCCAGGGCCTGTCCGTTCACCAGTACACGGTGATCGGCCCGTGGGAAGCGAAGGGCAGCGCCACCGACTTCGACACGGACGACTACTACCGCACGATGCTGGAGGCCAAGCGGATCGACCGTATCCTCACCGGCCATTCCACGGTCATGGACTGCTATGACCCGGGCCGCAGGGTCGGGCTGGTCCTGGACGAGTGGGGCACCTGGTGGGACACGGAACCCGGCACCAATCCGGGCTTCCTGTTCCAGCAGAACGCCCTGCGCGACGCGCTCGTGGCCAGCACCCACTTCGACATCTTCCACCGGCACGCGGCACGCCTGTACATGGCCAACATCGCCCAGACCGTCAATGTCCTGCAGGCCATGCTGCTCACCGACGGCGACGCGCTGGTCCTGACCCCGACGTACCACGTCTTCGAAATGAACAAGGGCCATCAGGACGCCACCTCGCTCGCCGTGCACGTGCAGGCCCAGAACGCCCAGCGCCGGGTGGGGGACAGCGAACTCGACACGCTCTCCGCCTCCGCCAGCATCAAGGACGGCACGGTGCTGATCTCACTGACCAACCTGGACGCCGAGGAGGCCGCCGAGGTGACACTCGACCTGCGGGGCGGCTCCGTCGGCGAGCCGACCGGCCGCCTGCTGACCGCGGACCGGCTTCAGGTCCACAACACCGCGGAGATGCCCGAGGCGGTTGCCCCGCGCCCGTTCGACGCGGTGAAGTCAACCGGCCAGGGAATGGTGCTGACGATTCCCCCGCACTCGTTCCTCACCATCCAGGCACCCGTGGCCCACCTGCGCTGA
- a CDS encoding cellulase family glycosylhydrolase: protein MSDIQPPAHRRARGRGLGRLAALLTALAVMLGLSGTAAFGATDDHGAARHPVVRVPAKAIDAVAQMQPSWNLGNSLDAPTETAWGNPLTTKAIFDTIAANGFRSVRIPVTWGTHQSATAPYTIDATFVARVKQVVDWAQADGLYVVLDAHHDSVNWVNNIVTDHDNVMARFASTWSQISEAFKSEPRTLLFESINEPRFPGATTAQATQYLNELNVSFHTVVRASGGANATRMLVLPTVGGDGAQPLLDDLSTTINSLHDSQLVATVHFYSYYPFSANIAGGTLYGDIAQKYLDDSFADMHDTFIDKGIPVYLGEYGLLTSPNYFWPESVERGEQLKYYEHLGYAARKYGVTTALWDAFNYLNRETLQWRDPDIIAMIKSSWTTRSGTASFDKLFVSKSAPITAESLTLNPNGTHFLGVWQGNTKLRPGREYTVSGTTLTFTASALTRLVGSRAYGTDATVQARFSTGVPWNIDIVTNDNPSVAAATGTTDGLTIPTQYRGNNLATMHATYADGTNAGPTDWTPYQTFNETFSPDYPNSTIVLTPLFLNSLRDGDTATLVFHFYSGQTATYKVTKNGSKVTGTVG from the coding sequence ATGAGCGACATCCAGCCACCCGCGCACCGGCGCGCCAGAGGCCGCGGCCTCGGCCGCCTGGCCGCCCTGCTGACGGCCCTGGCCGTCATGCTGGGCCTGTCCGGCACCGCCGCCTTCGGCGCCACCGACGATCACGGCGCGGCGCGGCACCCGGTCGTCCGCGTCCCGGCCAAGGCCATCGACGCCGTGGCGCAGATGCAGCCCAGCTGGAACCTGGGCAACTCCCTGGACGCCCCCACTGAAACCGCCTGGGGCAACCCCCTGACCACCAAGGCGATCTTCGACACCATCGCCGCGAATGGCTTCCGCAGCGTCCGCATCCCGGTCACCTGGGGCACCCACCAGTCCGCCACCGCGCCGTACACCATCGATGCCACCTTCGTGGCCCGGGTCAAGCAGGTCGTGGACTGGGCGCAGGCCGACGGCCTGTACGTCGTGCTCGACGCCCACCACGACTCGGTGAATTGGGTCAACAACATCGTCACGGACCACGACAATGTCATGGCCCGCTTCGCCTCCACCTGGTCGCAGATCTCCGAGGCCTTCAAGTCCGAGCCGCGCACCCTGCTCTTCGAGAGCATCAACGAACCGCGGTTCCCCGGTGCCACGACCGCGCAGGCGACCCAGTACCTGAACGAGCTGAACGTCTCCTTCCACACCGTGGTCCGCGCCTCGGGCGGGGCGAACGCGACCAGGATGCTCGTCCTGCCCACCGTGGGCGGCGATGGCGCCCAGCCCCTCCTGGACGACCTGTCCACCACCATCAACTCCCTGCACGACAGCCAGCTGGTGGCGACCGTGCACTTCTACAGCTACTACCCGTTCAGCGCGAACATCGCCGGCGGCACCCTGTACGGCGACATCGCCCAGAAATACCTGGACGACTCCTTCGCCGATATGCACGACACCTTCATCGACAAGGGCATCCCGGTCTACCTCGGCGAGTACGGCCTGTTGACCAGCCCCAACTACTTCTGGCCCGAATCAGTCGAGCGGGGCGAGCAGCTGAAGTACTACGAGCATCTGGGATACGCGGCGCGCAAGTACGGCGTCACCACCGCCCTGTGGGACGCCTTCAACTACCTGAACCGTGAAACGCTCCAGTGGCGTGACCCGGACATCATCGCGATGATCAAGTCGAGCTGGACCACCCGCTCGGGCACGGCCTCCTTCGACAAGCTCTTCGTCTCCAAGTCCGCCCCGATCACCGCCGAGTCGCTCACCCTGAACCCCAACGGCACCCACTTCCTGGGCGTGTGGCAGGGCAACACCAAGCTGCGCCCGGGCAGGGAATACACCGTCTCCGGAACCACGCTGACCTTCACCGCCAGTGCGCTGACCCGCCTGGTCGGCAGCCGCGCCTACGGCACCGACGCCACGGTCCAGGCCCGGTTCTCCACCGGGGTGCCGTGGAACATCGACATCGTCACCAACGACAACCCGTCGGTGGCGGCTGCCACCGGTACCACCGACGGCCTGACCATCCCCACCCAGTACCGGGGCAACAACCTGGCGACCATGCACGCCACCTACGCCGACGGCACCAACGCCGGCCCGACCGACTGGACCCCCTACCAGACGTTCAACGAGACGTTCTCGCCCGACTACCCCAACAGCACGATCGTGCTGACCCCCCTGTTCCTCAACTCGCTGCGTGACGGCGACACGGCCACGCTGGTCTTCCACTTCTACAGCGGCCAGACCGCCACCTACAAGGTCACCAAGAATGGCAGCAAGGTGACCGGCACCGTCGGCTGA